A segment of the Entelurus aequoreus isolate RoL-2023_Sb linkage group LG23, RoL_Eaeq_v1.1, whole genome shotgun sequence genome:
acttccttgtttgtttgtttccatagcaactcattagttttcacctgtcatgtcacgcacctgtttcacgttttgagtcacgcaactgttttcaccaatcatgtctgtattatttaagtccattgttttctgttagtcggcctggcggcatcacatttatgctctgcacactttttcatcactctgcttcatgccttGTTctcagttccatgccaagtaagtttttgtttattaatgccacagttagtgttcttgtttcattgttcatagtttctgcctttgtgcaagttttgtgtttatagccaagttttttacttccgccattgtgcgcgccttttgtttgctttttttttttgaagttagtgttaaaataaatcatgtatttaaattcacgccttgcccgcaccaattttccattgccttccggagaaacaaaacccaaggaccaagtcatgacattaattgtatttgttaccttcttgagacctgtgaaaaatgcctacctcattaggaccaccctttttagatatataaagatgtgtatttacaacattaataatatatacatactatgcaaatataaaaaaggtaagcttttttattttttttgtttgtaattgttttttaatctttattatttacttcatgttattacagtatgtctctatatacatatttttaaaattaattttggccaaagggggcgcatttcaatttcttacacacacttgttatttcatatgttgacagacacacagccaatttgaaaaatccctcctttttgggaccaccctaattttgatagatttcaccaccaggggcgcaaatgagacattctctattagatgcaatggttttccgtattgggaccatgatttcggtcctaacttgttcacacgtcctcatatggaaggtactttttccttgttgatgtctcaagaagggtagaaatacaagaaacacacacacacacacacattcttgtatttttcaccttcttgagacctgtgaaaaatgcctacctctttaggaccaccctttctagatatataaagatgtgtatttacaacattaataatatatacgtaagcttttagttatttaaaacattttttgtttgtaattgttttttaatattcattatttacttcaagttattacagtatgtctatacatacatatttattttattttcttaaattaattttggccaaaggcggTGCacgtcaatttcttacacacacttgttatttcatatgttgaccagagggggagcacttttaaaaccgacacacaatcaatttgaaaaatccctccgttttgggaccaccctaattttgatagatttcaccaccaggggtacaaagtagacattctctattagatgcaatggttttcagtattgggaccataatttatgtcctaacttgttcacacctcctcatatggaagctacttttccttcttgatgtctcaagaaaggtagaaatacaacacacacacacacacacacacacacacacacacacacacacacacacacacacacacacacacacattcttgtatttgttaccttcttgagacctgtgaaaaacaagtgcccctggctgcagcccgcagatcgaggaggggcttattttccctcaatgtgggcgggtctcaacgttgagcccgcgggctccatctggtggcggagatccggcagcacacattctcaaacgtcaataaagctacttttaacttgtcaaatgtattttttttaccatgaaaaaacaataaaaaatatatatatatataaaccatagtatgaaaaaaggttcatgtatttgatagacttagacattcctacttttaacttgtcaaatgtatctgccatcttttttgtagttttattccttttttattatcttcattattttctgtattgatcctacactattattgtgtttttttttgttacttctgatatggccttgccacggtttacttgcttatttatttatttatttattttttgtgtctttttattttgtattgttttacatctgatcaacttctgtgactttccttttcttttttaagtgtgaacggtggagaggtcctcgagaggtgatcttgggatcacttcctgaggatccttgatgccgaggaatgttcatccactatggtctggatagcctgtagctgatcctgagccagagcgggatggatggatatatatatatatatatatatatatatatatatatatatatatatatatatatatatatatatatatatacaatatctgggtatcttttctaatactgtttatactgtaaaccttgaattgttaaagtttaagtgcacctctctcctcaagtgtgcatgtgagtgggtatgagtggatgtgcgattgtatgaaggttttgcgtgaccaaagtatgactgttaaatgtgattttaactgtaaaattcaatacaaatatttgcaaaagaaaaacaaaaaaaaacttgtcaaatgtattttttttaccatgaaaaaacaatttaaaaaaaatatatataaaccatagtatggaaagaggttcatgtatttgatagacttagacattcctacttttaacttgtcaaatgtatttttttttaccatgaaaaaacaattaaaaaatatatatatataaaccatagcatttccataagagtatagacacatattattttgcacactcaattatattagcaaagtcaaataaaccaaagacagaagactttgcatcattgattttatttttcaccccaggctaaaaatgtttgatctgtaaagaaaaaaaatgttgtagcctagccaaatacattccttaagctcccataaatgtttaacaatggcaagtatcaaggtatttttctggcccataacaagcaaccctgttccttgtttccagttctgttaattttccactgtctagaaaggaaacagattgcggttcttataggcacaatcaAAATGCAAGAtgtaaggtaattgaaataagtggaggaattacgctttagtctagcaatagttgactacaagactaattaatcacatgacctctcacctgtagccctccttgcactcgtcgccgttttctgtcctgcaatcggtcttcttcagacctcagtgatttaatgacaacatacattcactatgaaaacattcatgttggtctgttgaccgtgagtaaaacgttttttgtgtgatttgttatattcaaagcacttacggcatggggaagttctgcaggagagcgagacaccaccatctcctaatttgcagcatgttttcctttgaagaaggaaatgcaggaagatgttaatatccatccatccatccattttctaccgcttattcccttcggggtcgcgaggggcgctggagcctatctcagctacaattgggcggaaggcggggtacaccctggacaagtcgccacctcatcgcagagatgttaatatgttgtaaaaaaataacaccttgtacactaagcataatgtgtcacgatttacacatacctctctgaaatcacaattggcccccattacaatgtacagagtgtactgtaagccaagaggtactgcttaatataatgtcaggcgtattcccaaggatacatttttttcaatacaaattaatgtggttttaatgtagcaagcaaacattttgacagacaacagcaatgctataacatgctgatttggtcttaccatcaaaacaaacacgccacagttgttggagcacccttgctttgtacagacacgttgctcacagcctctcttctggcccctggagagagcttggtgtgaatgatgtccaggtgagacattatataatagcatttgctaactttttactattttcttgccatacttttattaaaatacattgttcacacctcagggcctaacaaagcaagggtgctccaacaactgtggcgtgtttgttttgatggtaagaccaaatcagcatgttatagcattgctgttgtctgtcaaaatgtttgcttgctacattaaaaccacattaatttgtattgaaaaaaatgtatccttgggaatacgcctgacattatattaagcagtacctcttggcttacagtacactctgtacattgtaatgggggccaattgtgatttcagagaggtatgtgtaaatcgtgacacattatgcttagtgtacaaggtgttattttttttacaacatattaacatctctgcgatgaggtggcgacttgtccagggtgtaccccgccttccgcccaattgtagctgagataggctccagcgcccctcgcgaccccgaagggaataagcggtagaaaatggatggatggatggatattaacatcttcctgcatttccttcttcaaaggaaaacatgctgcaaattaggagatggtggtgtctcgctctcctgcagaacttcccaatgccgtaagtgctttgaatatcacaaatcacaaaaaaaatgttttactcacggtcaacagaccaacatgaatgttttcatagtgaatgtatgttgtcattaaatcactaaggtctgaagaagaccgattgcaggacagaaaacggcgacgagtgcaaggagggctacaggtgagaggtcatgtgattaattagtcttgtagtcaactattgctagactaaagcgtaattcctccacttatttcaattaccttagttttacatcttgcattttgattgtgcctataagaaccgcaatctgtttcctttctagacagtggaaaattaacagaactggaaacaaggaacagggttgcttgttatgggccagaaaaataccttgatacttgccattgttaaacatttatggaagcttaaggaatgtatttggctaggctacaacattttttttttctttacagatcaaacatttttaacctggggtgaaaaataaaatcaatgatgcaaagtcttctgtctttggtttatttgacttagctaatataattgagtgtgcaaaataatatgtgtctatactcttatggaaatgctatggtttatatataattattattctttttttttcatggtaaatgctatggtttatatatatatatatatatatatatatatatatatatatatatatatatatatatatatatatatatatatatatatatatatatatatatatatatatatatatatatatatacatattttttttcatggtaaaaaaacacatttgacaagttaaaagtaggaatgtctaagtctaaaaaatacatgaacctttttccatattaagtcattgtgctgtgccggatctccgccaccagatggagcccgcgggctcaacgttgagacccgcccacattgagggaaaataagcccctcctcgatctgcgggctgcagccaggggttactcgtgaaaaatgcctacctctttaggaccaccctttctagatatataaagatgtgtatttacaacattgataatatatacatactatgcaaatataaaaaaggtaagcttttagttatttaaaaattgttttgtttgtaattgttttttaatattcattatttacttaaagttattacagtatgtctctacatacatatttattttttttaattaattttggccaaaggcggCGCACGTCAATTTCTTacagacacttgttatttcatatgttgaccagagggggagcacttttaaaaccgacagtcaatttaaaatatccctcctttttgggaccaccctaattttgatagatttcatcaccaggggtgcaaatgagacattctctattagatgcaatggttttcagtattgggaccatgatttatgtcctaacttgttcacacctcctcatatggaagctacttttccttcttgatgtctcaagaacggtagaaatacaagaaacacacacacacacacacacacattcttgtatttgttaccttcttgagacatgtgaaaaatgcctacctctttagaccACACTTtttagatgtataaagatgtgtatttacaacattaataatatatacatactatgcaaatataaaaaaggtaagcttttagttatttaaaacattttttgtttgtaattgttttttaatattcattatttacttcaagttattacagtatgtctatacatacatatttatttatttttcttaaattaattttggccaaaggcggCGCACGTCAATTTCTtacccacacttgttatttcatatgttgaccagagggggagcacttttaaaaccgacacacagtcaatttgaaaaatccctccgttttgggaccaccctcattttgatagatttcaccaccaggggtgcaaagtagacattctctattatatgcaatggttttcagtattgggaccatgatttatgtcctaacttcttcactcctcctcatatggaagctacttttccttcttgatgtctcaagaaaggtagaaatacaataaacacacacacacacacacacacacacattcttgtatttgtcaccttcttgagacctgtgaaaaatgcctacctctttaggaccaccctttttagatatataaagatgtgtatttacaacattaataatatatacatactatgcaaatataaaaaaggtaagcttttagttatttaaaacattttttgtttgtaattgttttttaatattcattatgtacttcaagttattacagtatgtctatacatacatatttatttatttttcttaaattaattttggccaaaggcggCGCACGTCAATTTCTtacccacacttgttatttcatatgttgaccagagggggagcacttttaaaacgacacacagtcaatttgaaaaatccctccgttttgggaccaccctcattttgatagatttcaccaccaggggtgcaaagtaGACATTCTTTATTAtatgcaatggttttcagtattgggaccatgatttatgtcctaacttgttcacacctcctcatatggaagctacttttccttcttgatgtctcaagaaaggtagaaatacaagaaacaaacacacacacacactctcacacacacacattcttgtatttgttaccttcttgagacctgtgaaaaatgcctacctctttaggaccaccctttctagatatataaagatgtgtatttacaacattaataatctatacatactatgcaaatataaaaaaggtaagcttttttatttttttgtttgtaattggtttttaatctttattatttacttcacgttattaaagtatgtctctatatacatatttttaaaataaatgtttgccaaagggggtgcatttcaatttcttacacacacttgttatttcatatgttgaccgacacacagccaatttgaaaaatccctcctttttgggaccaccctaattttgatagatttcaccaccaggggcgcaaatgagacattctctattagatgcaatggttttccgtattgggaccatgatttcggtcctaacttgttcacacgtcctcatatggaaggtactttttccttgttgatgtctcaagaagggtagaaatacaagaaacacacacacacacacacacacacacacacacacacacacacacacacacacatattcttgtatttgttaccttcttgagacctgtgaaaaatgcctacctctttaggaccaccctttctagatatataaagatgtgtatttacaacattaataatatatacgtaagcttttagttatttaaaacattttttgtttgtaattgttttttaatattcattatttacttcaagttattacagtatgtctctacatacatatttattttattttttttaattaattttggccaaagggggcgcatttcaatttcttacacacacttgttatttcatatgttgacagacacacagccaatttgaaaaattcctcctttttgggaccaccctaattttgatagatttcaccaccaggggcgcaaatgagacattctctattagatgcaatggttttcagtattgggaccatgatttcggtcctaacttgttcacacgtCCTCATGTGGAAGCTACTTTttccttgatgtctcaagaagggtagaaatacaagaaacacacgcacacacattcttgtatttgttaccttcttgagacctgtgaaaaatgcctacctctttaggaccaccctttctagatatataaagatgtgtatttacaacattaataatatatacgtaagcttttagttatttaaaacattttttgtttgtaattgttttttaatattcattatttacttcaagttattacagtatgtctctacatacatatttattttatttttttaattaattttggccaaaggcggTGCacgtcaatttcttacacacacttgttatttcatatgttgaccgacacacagccaatttgaaaaatccctcctttttgggaccaccctaattttgatagatttcaccaccaggggcgcaaatgagacattctctattagatgcaatggttttccgtattgggaccatgatttcggtcctaacttgttcacacgtcctcatatggaagctactttttccttgatgtctcaagaagggtagaaatacaagaaacacacacacacacacattcttgtatttgttaccttcttgagacctgtgaaaaatgcctacctctttaggaccaccctttctagatatataaagatgtgtatttacaacattaataatatatacgtaagcttttagttatttaaaacattttttgtttgtaattgttttttaatattcattatttacttcacgttattacagtatgtctatacatacatatttatttatttttcttaaattaattttggccaaaggcggCGCacgtcaatttcttacacacacttgttatttcatagattgaccagagggggagcacttttaaaaccaacacaaaatcaatttgaaaaatccctcctttttgggaccaccctcattttgatagatttcaccaccaggggtacaaagtagacattctctattagatgcaatggttttcagtattgggaccatgatttatgtcctaacttgttcacacctcctcatatggaagctactttttccttgttgttgtctcaagaagggtagaaatacaacacacacacacacaacaacttGGGAACGTGGCAAATGTCTCAAAAAGACTCTTAAATACACCTGAAGTAAATGTAATTGTGTTGACTAAATGTTTGTTATTTTCCGGGTAGCGTTTCAAACAAGACATTGTTGACAAACAAAGGAATGCTGTCAGAGCACAATGAACCTCTGCACACATCCCAAAGATCTAGAagagtgtatattatatatagagtgtatatttatttataaatatggaCAGTACATATTAACgacacatatggaaaatgtgtATTCTAGTCCAAGGCTAATTTCCATTTCCTGTGCAGGCTAACATCAACAACTAAAAAATGAACTCACTGAACAccttttgttgtaaaaaaataatatttctcATGACATGAACATAGATGATTGCTACCTGAGTATCACACTTTTGAGTGGAAGTGTCTTAAACTCATGAAGAATTGTTATGCCGCCTGCACACTTTCAAAACAATACTAGCACAatctcaaaaacaaaacaaaaatggtgcCGTCTTCAACGTTTGTGTTCCGGGGAAAAGTCCGTCAAGATGAGACGCGTACATGTACTTGCCATCAAGGTTGTTGTGAAACTATAAGGCATTTCCAAAACACATCATATACACTCTGATTAACAATAGGGGTCATTCATTATTTACACACTTTATGAATCTTACTTGTTAGACATTATTCATATGTGTGAGTATACTGATGCAATCAAATGATCCTAACAGTGTGTCTAACTCCTAATGATGTGACAGGGCAGGGTCAAAGGTCAACACAGCGTGACACTGAGCAAACTGCTGACTGTGTGTGTTGGAGCAGGATGTGTATCTTAAAGAAGTACCAACAgggcaccaaataataatacagaCATATGAGTTATCATTACTGTTATTATTTATGATGGACTTTGTTTTTACCAaatgtcagggtgtgatgtgttcCTGTGAAAGTATTTGGACTCGTATGTGACATGTTCTTATCCCAGTTATGAATTTAAGTGAAATATGTGGAAATATTATCGGTTATCTTTAATGGAATCATATGTCAAGACACTCTATTTATCATTGCAAaccatttattgatttatttttaaccaGTACCTAACAGAAACTTAATTTGTAAATCATAATATAAGGCGGGAGTGGCTGTGTCTCTAATGGGTCCAGACTGACTCGTGATTTGGATCTGAAACCGGGTCCAGACTTTAGAGAGGCCCTGCAGCAGACCATTAATGACTATGCTGGAGTCTGTTCAAAGAGGACGTTCAGAAAAGAAATGTCATTTTCCTGTGTGTGCCCTCATGTGCGTTTGCATGCTAGATTTGCTAAAGTATCTTCTACCGCAAACAGAAcaactaaaaggtttttctcctgagtGTGTTCTCACGTGTGACTGCATTGTGCCCTTCTGAGAAAACgttttaccgcaaactgaacaacggaaaggtttttctccggtgtgtgtccGCATGTGTTGAACCAAATCAGAGTTTCTAACAAAGCCTTTTgcgcaaactgaacaactaaagggtatttctcctgtgtgtgttctcatgtgagtTTGCATATTTCGTTCGTGAGAGAATCTTTTACtgcaaactgaacaactgaaacTTTTCACTCCCGTGTGTGTTTGAATATGTGACTGCAATGCTCCCTTTTGAGAAAACCTTTTGCCACAATTTGGGCAAATGaagggtttttctccggtgtgtgtccgcatgtgtcgagtcaaagcaAAGTTTCTCACGAAGCCTTTAGcgcaaactgaacaactgaaaggtttttctcctgtgtgtgttttcatgtgtgatTGCATATTTCGTTTGCTAGAgaatcttttaccacaaactgaacaactgaaaggtttttctccggtgtgtgtccGCATGTGTGAAACCAAATCGGAGTTTCTAACGTAGCCTTtggcacaaactgaacaactaaagggCATTTCTCctatgtgtgttttcatgtgagtTTGCATATTATGTTCATCATAGAACTTTTTACTGCAGACTGAACAACTAAAACGTTTCACTTCTGTGTGTGATCTCATATGTGACTGCAGCTTTCCCCTCTGAGAAAACCTTTTGCCACAGTTTGAGCaaatgaaaggtttttctccggtgtgcgtccgcatgtgttgagtcaaaacaAAGTTTCTCACAAAGCCTTTTGCACAAACCgcacaactgaaaggtttttccccTGTATGCGTTCTCATGTGTACCACAAGGTTTGATTGGTCAcaaaagcttttgttgcagcttgaacaggaaAACGGTTTTTCGCCAGTGTGCGTCCTCATGTGTATTATCAGATTGTTACGGCGATTAAACGTTTTGCCACagactgaacaggaaaaaggtttctctccagtgtgtattctaatgtgtattttcaaattataatggtatttaaaagttttgtcgcagtgagagcacgtgaagtgtgtgttgtcagtgtgacatgtcttatcatctttagagtgttcatcatcagtgtcaggagagtgtgacgttgtgtcctcactatctgatagtggagctaagagcttgtctgcttgtgatcctccacagtggtctccatcagcttctgttgtcatgtgttgagttgagctgctgcttggaggctccgcctctctcttctcctcactttcactgtGATgacgctgtgaggactcaggtggtttgtcttcatggtcttcagtcttcacagagacaacagtcagtggaaacttggtgagatcagcctcctcctgccctagaagacgcTCTCCCTCTTGAGTGATCCAGAGTTCATCATCTTCCTCTTTAAAGTGCGAGGGATATGGATCCTCccgcttcaaagtggagctccccccaaGTAACTGAAGCAGAGGTTCTTCTTGACGGCCaaacagctgctggacgtctgccgGACAAATAAGAATGATTGTGAATTATAATAAACATTTGTTATCATACATCAGTTTCTGTGAGGACTTGTGTACAGGACTTCTGCACATACAACAGGCCCTGGTTTACCCCTCAGCTTAGGGAGATGTGTCAGGCCAAGGAGGATGCCTACAGAAGTGGGGACTGGGTCCTGTTCAAGCATGCTAGGAACAAACTGACAAAGAGTAGCTAAATGGAGCTACGTTGAGACGCTAAAACAAAGCTTCTCAGCTAACGACCCCTCAGCAGTTTGGAAAGACCTGTGAGAGGTCAAAGGAAATCCACACTCAACCCTGCAGGTAACAATAGACTGACTGAGGACCTTAACAGCGTCTGTTACAGGTTTTCACAACCATCAACTCAAAGGCTCCAGGACCAAACGGTGTGTCCAGTTCCTGCCTGTGCAGCTGGTCCCCATCTTAACGTggatcttcaactcatcactggagCTGTGTGAAGTGCCCTCTTGATTCAAAAGCTTCGCCATCAGCCCAGTCCCAAAGAAACCTGCCATCACAGGACTCAATGCCTTTACATCTGTGGTCATGACATCCTTTGAGAGACTGGTCTGGTGATTGGTCACAAAACAAACCACTTCACTCTCCAGGGACCTACGCTAGGATCcagtttgtggacttcagctcggcatttGCCACCATCATCCCTGATATCCTGCATCGCAAATTCACCCAGCTCACAGTGCCGGGGCCTCCACCTGTCAGTGGATCACCAACTTTCTGACTGACAGGAGGCAGCAGGTAAGGCAAGGGAACATCACATCCAGCACCCGGACAACAGCAAGGGTTGTGTTCTCTCCCCACTGCGCTTCTCCCTCTACACCAATGACTGCACCTCGGGGGACCCCATGAGAAACTTGTGAAGATCGCAGACGACACCACCGTCGTCGGTCTCGTCCAGGAGAGTGTCAAGTCTGCCTAAAAATGGGAGATCGAACAGCTGGCTCTCTGGTGCAGTCAGAACAATCTGGGGCTGAATCCGCTGTCTACTCCGGACTCTTTCAGGTTCCTGGGATCCACAATCTCACGGAACCAAAAATGGACTTCCCACATAGAATTGAAGATAGTAGACAGAGCAGAAAATGTTCCTGCGTCAGCTCAAGGACTTCAACCTGCTGATCATGTTCTCCATATCAATCATTCAGTCTGTCCTGTGCCCCTCTATCACTGTCTGGACAAACACAGACAGCAACGGGCAATTAGGACTGCAGAAAATATCATTGCAGTCATCCAGGACCTATACTGGTCCAGGGTCAGGAAACTGGCAGGCCCCTCACACCCTGGTCACCAACTGTTCAAACCCCTGCCCTGGCATTACAAAATACTAAGCAAAAACAACCTGTCATAAGAACAGTTTCGTACCTCAGACTATCAAGCTGACGCATTCTAAACAGTCACAGAGTGTCAGACCTGCAGCTAGGAAACAACCCTGGAACTAATCTGTCACTGTGAGTGtactaactcatgttcacttCACCGTCATTTTTGCTCTATTTACCACGGCGCTATTATTTTATTAGCCTTGCacgtgttatgtatgtatgtacatgtttatatatgAGGTCGAGGCGAGCAGTAACGTCTCGGTGATtataaatggtttaaatatttcataaatatgttttcttaaaggcctactgaaatgaattttttttatttaaacggggatagcagatctattttatg
Coding sequences within it:
- the LOC133640585 gene encoding oocyte zinc finger protein XlCOF6-like isoform X2 encodes the protein MCERTTAECEEELCPTKEEKERQHQLLDAVFKKHQVVLHRTDIHQLSTHGGSFTWEPEEPQTPRFNEEEEDPQPSRVKEEMKDPQQPPLKEEEDYPQPTLVKEEEEDLQPSHFKEEEEGECLLGQEEADPPKFPLTVVSVKTEEHEDKPPESSQLHHSPNVQQLFGRQEEPLLQLLGGSSTLKREDPYPSHFKEEDDELWITQEGERLLGQEEADLTKFPLTVVSVKTEDHEDKPPESSQRHHSESEEKREAEPPSSSSTQHMTTEADGDHCGGSQADKLLAPLSDSEDTTSHSPDTDDEHSKDDKTCHTDNTHFTCSHCDKTFKYHYNLKIHIRIHTGEKPFSCSVCGKTFNRRNNLIIHMRTHTGEKPFSCSSCNKSFCDQSNLVVHMRTHTGEKPFSCAVCAKGFVRNFVLTQHMRTHTGEKPFICSNCGKRFSQRGKLQSHMRSHTEVKRFSCSVCSKKFYDEHNMQTHMKTHIGEMPFSCSVCAKGYVRNSDLVSHMRTHTGEKPFSCSVCGKRFSSKRNMQSHMKTHTGEKPFSCSVCAKGFVRNFALTRHMRTHTGEKPFICPNCGKRFSQKGALQSHIQTHTGVKSFSCSVCSKRFSHERNMQTHMRTHTGEIPFSCSVCAKGFVRNSDLVQHMRTHTGEKPFRCSVCGKTFSQKGTMQSHVRTHSGEKPFSCSVCGRRYFSKSSMQTHMRAHTGK
- the LOC133640585 gene encoding oocyte zinc finger protein XlCOF6-like isoform X1 — encoded protein: MCERTIAEYEEELCPTKEEKERQHQLLDAVFKKHQVVLHRTADIQQLPHIKEEEEEEPQPPHSKEEMEEVWITQEGECLLRQEEADLTKFPLTVVSVKTEEHEDKPPESSQLHHSPNVQQRPHIKEEEEEPQPLHTKEEEEEVWITQEEECLLGQEEADLTKFPLTVVSVKTEDHEDKPPESSQLHHSPNVQQLFGRQEEPLLQLLGGSSTLKREDPYPSHFKEEDDELWITQEGERLLGQEEADLTKFPLTVVSVKTEDHEDKPPESSQRHHSESEEKREAEPPSSSSTQHMTTEADGDHCGGSQADKLLAPLSDSEDTTSHSPDTDDEHSKDDKTCHTDNTHFTCSHCDKTFKYHYNLKIHIRIHTGEKPFSCSVCGKTFNRRNNLIIHMRTHTGEKPFSCSSCNKSFCDQSNLVVHMRTHTGEKPFSCAVCAKGFVRNFVLTQHMRTHTGEKPFICSNCGKRFSQRGKLQSHMRSHTEVKRFSCSVCSKKFYDEHNMQTHMKTHIGEMPFSCSVCAKGYVRNSDLVSHMRTHTGEKPFSCSVCGKRFSSKRNMQSHMKTHTGEKPFSCSVCAKGFVRNFALTRHMRTHTGEKPFICPNCGKRFSQKGALQSHIQTHTGVKSFSCSVCSKRFSHERNMQTHMRTHTGEIPFSCSVCAKGFVRNSDLVQHMRTHTGEKPFRCSVCGKTFSQKGTMQSHVRTHSGEKPFSCSVCGRRYFSKSSMQTHMRAHTGK